From Xyrauchen texanus isolate HMW12.3.18 chromosome 12, RBS_HiC_50CHRs, whole genome shotgun sequence, one genomic window encodes:
- the LOC127653202 gene encoding somatostatin receptor type 5-like isoform X1 has translation MMATQVSTLNMSTSDYFNQSNETTNMSLSFKENLSDGDSTKVIAVIYLVVFVLGLTGNSLAIFVVLRCTKMKTVTNMYILNLAIADELYILGLPFLTTHNVLSYWPFGNFLCRILMWADSISQFTSTFCLTVMSIDRYLAVVHPIRSARWRRPRVATVINSMEWALSFVLTLPVIIYSDVQPDLNTCNMSWPEPRDVWSTAFILYTAILGFFCPLLVICICYLLIVIKVKSAGARAGLTNRRKSEKKVTRMVVIIVVVFVLCWMPFFILNILNLIDTLPENSIVTGVYFVAVILTYVNSCANPLLYGFLSDNFKQSFQKVFCIHRVNGISDGHPVRPHLCRTQQNDPFLSPRSIDFNDHVQSYQNSYTPISLCPELTDSSALKEIQHPTSTHLTDLSFLRN, from the coding sequence ATGATGGCAACCCAGGTGTCCACGTTGAACATGTCAACCTCAGACTACTTCAACCAATCCAACGAAACAACCAATATGTCGCTTAGCTTTAAAGAAAACTTGTCTGATGGAGACAGCACAAAAGTTATAGCTGTCATATACCTTGTCGTATTTGTTCTCGGTTTGACGGGGAACTCTCTGGCCATTTTTGTGGTTCTGCGCTGCACCAAAATGAAGACCGTCACAAATATGTACATCTTAAACTTGGCCATAGCCGATGAGTTGTACATTCTGGGACTCCCATTTCTCACCACCCACAATGTGCTCTCCTACTGGCCTTTCGGCAACTTCCTGTGCCGTATTCTGATGTGGGCAGACTCCATCAGTCAATTTACCAGCACATTCTGTCTGACAGTAATGAGCATTGATCGCTACTTGGCTGTCGTGCATCCTATCCGCAGTGCAAGGTGGCGGCGACCCAGAGTTGCCACGGTAATAAATAGCATGGAATGGGCACTATCCTTTGTGCTGACACTaccagtcatcatttactctgacGTTCAGCCTGATCTGAACACCTGCAACATGAGCTGGCCCGAGCCACGTGATGTGTGGTCTACTGCCTTCATCCTCTACACTGCTATACTAGGGTTCTTCTGTCCCTTGCTGGTCATCTGCATTTGTTACCTGCTCATTGTAATCAAGGTGAAGTCTGCCGGTGCACGGGCTGGACTCACCAACCGGCGCAAGTCTGAGAAGAAGGTGACAAGAATGGTGGTGATTATTGTAGTGGTGTTTGTCCTGTGCTGGATGCCATTCTTCATCCTCAACATCTTAAACCTAATAGACACCCTCCCGGAGAACAGCATAGTTACCGGTGTGTACTTTGTCGCTGTCATCCTGACCTACGTCAACAGCTGCGCCAATCCACTCCTCTATGGATTTCTGTCGGATAACTTCAAGCAGAGCTTCCAGAAAGTGTTCTGCATCCACAGGGTCAACGGGATCAGCGACGGGCACCCTGTTCGTCCACACCTCTGCAGAACCCAACAGAATGACCCCTTCTTATCTCCAAGGAGCATTGATTTCAACGACCATGTCCAGAGTTATCAG
- the LOC127653202 gene encoding somatostatin receptor type 5-like isoform X2 gives MMATQVSTLNMSTSDYFNQSNETTNMSLSFKENLSDGDSTKVIAVIYLVVFVLGLTGNSLAIFVVLRCTKMKTVTNMYILNLAIADELYILGLPFLTTHNVLSYWPFGNFLCRILMWADSISQFTSTFCLTVMSIDRYLAVVHPIRSARWRRPRVATVINSMEWALSFVLTLPVIIYSDVQPDLNTCNMSWPEPRDVWSTAFILYTAILGFFCPLLVICICYLLIVIKVKSAGARAGLTNRRKSEKKVTRMVVIIVVVFVLCWMPFFILNILNLIDTLPENSIVTGVYFVAVILTYVNSCANPLLYGFLSDNFKQSFQKVFCIHRVNGISDGHPVRPHLCRTQQNDPFLSPRSIDFNDHVQSYQSIGLQGGHCAKMEIHQPGPHVGSQSI, from the coding sequence ATGATGGCAACCCAGGTGTCCACGTTGAACATGTCAACCTCAGACTACTTCAACCAATCCAACGAAACAACCAATATGTCGCTTAGCTTTAAAGAAAACTTGTCTGATGGAGACAGCACAAAAGTTATAGCTGTCATATACCTTGTCGTATTTGTTCTCGGTTTGACGGGGAACTCTCTGGCCATTTTTGTGGTTCTGCGCTGCACCAAAATGAAGACCGTCACAAATATGTACATCTTAAACTTGGCCATAGCCGATGAGTTGTACATTCTGGGACTCCCATTTCTCACCACCCACAATGTGCTCTCCTACTGGCCTTTCGGCAACTTCCTGTGCCGTATTCTGATGTGGGCAGACTCCATCAGTCAATTTACCAGCACATTCTGTCTGACAGTAATGAGCATTGATCGCTACTTGGCTGTCGTGCATCCTATCCGCAGTGCAAGGTGGCGGCGACCCAGAGTTGCCACGGTAATAAATAGCATGGAATGGGCACTATCCTTTGTGCTGACACTaccagtcatcatttactctgacGTTCAGCCTGATCTGAACACCTGCAACATGAGCTGGCCCGAGCCACGTGATGTGTGGTCTACTGCCTTCATCCTCTACACTGCTATACTAGGGTTCTTCTGTCCCTTGCTGGTCATCTGCATTTGTTACCTGCTCATTGTAATCAAGGTGAAGTCTGCCGGTGCACGGGCTGGACTCACCAACCGGCGCAAGTCTGAGAAGAAGGTGACAAGAATGGTGGTGATTATTGTAGTGGTGTTTGTCCTGTGCTGGATGCCATTCTTCATCCTCAACATCTTAAACCTAATAGACACCCTCCCGGAGAACAGCATAGTTACCGGTGTGTACTTTGTCGCTGTCATCCTGACCTACGTCAACAGCTGCGCCAATCCACTCCTCTATGGATTTCTGTCGGATAACTTCAAGCAGAGCTTCCAGAAAGTGTTCTGCATCCACAGGGTCAACGGGATCAGCGACGGGCACCCTGTTCGTCCACACCTCTGCAGAACCCAACAGAATGACCCCTTCTTATCTCCAAGGAGCATTGATTTCAACGACCATGTCCAGAGTTATCAG
- the LOC127652370 gene encoding GTPase IMAP family member 4-like yields the protein MLEDLRIPEVPAGTDKSSDGVRLVMIGKTGVGKSATGNTILGRVVFQSEGCMSSVTKKCQRESGVVCGRHVTVVDTPGLFDTTLTNKEIQQEIIRCIELSAPGPHVLLLVIAVGPFTQEERETLELIKMTFGQQAQTYTIVVFTRGDNLSKSIEDYLKEGNSHVTKLIDDCGGRYHVLNNKEKSDAQVTSLLKKIDMMVSNNGGTFYNNLNFQEAVKAVSQIQLYKEKVEEIKREKEDIQEKYESQIKEYKDKLEEEKAKGTLRSEKNTKPFRKQKKAKNTVYGASGLTVDFAKLQYKPHYIEQIGATGGEPGGKLTGFLKLKKSKGQRLTWINMKKKKKTEKQ from the exons ATGCTGGAGGACCTCAGGATTCCTGAAGTACCAG CTGGGACTGACAAAAGCTCAGACGGTGTGAGGCTCGTAATGATTGGAAAAACCGGAGTGGGGAAGAGCGCGACAGGAAACACCATCCTGGGACGTGTTGTGTTTCAGTCCGAGGGTTGCATGAGTTCTGTGACGAAGAAGTGCCAAAGAGAGAGCGGAGTGGTCTGTGGACGACACGTGACTGTGGTGGACACGCCAGGACTTTTCGACACAACCCTCACAAATAAGGAGATCCAGCAGGAGATCATAAGATGTATTGAGCTGTCTGCTCCTGGACCTCACGTGCTTCTGCTGGTGATCGCTGTTGGCCCGTTCACACAAGAAGAGAGAGAAACCCTTGAGCTCATCAAGATGACATTCGGACAGCAAGCCCAGACCTACACTATAGTTGTATTCACACGAGGAGACAACCTCAGTAAAAGTATCGAAGACTACCTTAAGGAAGGTAATTCACATGTCACGAAACTGATCGATGACTGTGGAGGAAGATATCACGTGTTAAATAACAAAGAGAAAAGTGATGCTCAGGTCACTAGTCTACTAAAGAAGATTGATATGATGGTGTCGAATAATGGAGGCACTTTCTACAACAACTTAAATTTCCAGGAGGCCGTGAAGGCTGTCAGTCAAATTCAACTGTACAAGGAGAAAGTGGAGGAGATCAAACGAGAGAAGGAGGACATTCAAGAGAAATACGAGTCTCAAATTAAAGAATACAAAGACAAACTAGAGGAGGAAAAAGCAAAAGGAACTCTTAGATCTGAAAAAAATACCAAACCattcagaaaacaaaagaaagcaaaaaatacTGTGTACGGAGCCTCAGGACTAACAGTAGATTTTGCAAAATTGCAATATAAACCCCATTATATAGAGCAGATAGGAGCCACAGGAGGAGAACCTGGTGGAAAATTGACAGGTTTTCTAAAGTTGAAAAAAAGCAAAGGCCAAAGATTAACGTGGATCAAtatgaaaaagaagaagaaaacagagaAACAATAA
- the LOC127653214 gene encoding 28S ribosomal protein S7, mitochondrial-like gives MAASCRYLLKPWTPSVCFVRWSRYNPYYLDPDPSKDALAHSKSDLSPEEKELNELKTVSPIKAALSSATSSPFNDTVISKFINTMMQDGKKVLARGIMTQTLENIKRKQVEKYHKSHPAKREDIECNPYAIFHQALENCKPIIGLASIQKGGKFYQVPVPLTDNRRRFLAMKWLITECRDNKHRRTHMYEKLSQELLAAFANEGNVVKRKHDLHKMAEANRAYAHYRWW, from the exons ATGGCAGCCTCCTGCAGATATTTACTGAAACCTTGGACACCGAG tgtGTGTTTCGTGAGATGGAGTCGCTATAATCCGTACTATCTGGATCCCGATCCCAGTAAAGATGCCCTCGCTCATTCAAAATCAGACCTCAGTCCTGAAGAGAAAGAGCTGAATGAACTTAAAACAGTGAGCCCAATAAAAGCAGCACTGTCAAGTGCCACAAGCTCCCCTTTCAATGACACTGTGataag TAAGTTCATCAACACCATGATGCAAGATGGCAAAAAAGTCCTTGCTAGAGGAATCATGACACAG ACTCTGGAGAACATAAAGAGAAAACAGGTGGAGAAATACCACAAATCTCATCCAGCCAAGAGAGAAGACATTGAGTGTAATCCATATGCCATCTTCCATCAGGCCCTGGAGAACTGCAAACCCATCATCGGCCTGGCCAGTATTCAGAAAGGAGGAAAATTTTACCAG GTGCCTGTGCCTCTCACGGATAACCGCCGGCGTTTTCTGGCCATGAAATGGTTGATCACAGAATGCAGAGATAACAAACATCGTCGCACGCACATGTATGAAAAGCTCTCCCAAGAGCTGCTGGCTGCCTTCGCCAACGAGGGAAACGTGGTGAAACGAAAACACGACCTACACAAGATGGCCGAAGCCAACAGGGCATATGCCCACTACCGCTGGTGGTAG